One Diadema setosum chromosome 8, eeDiaSeto1, whole genome shotgun sequence genomic window carries:
- the LOC140232030 gene encoding phospholipase A and acyltransferase 3-like, with the protein MGASNNKFCSADRLLPRCEPGDLVEILHPSSTFNHWGVYVGDGYIIHVRQPWVKKETLAQAAGGRLVRVNNDKHKVLKCKPLRAEKIVNTAYDQVGLDWYNVQFYGCEMFVIRCRYGIKVNVAELYREVITEPKTTPYAMCNPIVMFGHQQHENGIVELDYQNYD; encoded by the coding sequence ATGGGTGCGTCAAACAACAAATTCTGCTCGGCGGACCGTCTCCTCCCCCGGTGTGAGCCCGGAGACCTCGTCGAAATCCTCCACCCCTCGTCGACGTTCAACCACTGGGGCGTCTACGTCGGCGACGGCTACATCATCCACGTCCGGCAACCATGGGTGAAGAAGGAGACACTAGCCCAGGCGGCCGGTGGTCGACTAGTCCGCGTCAACAACGACAAACACAAGGTGCTCAAGTGCAAGCCTTTGCGCGCCGAGAAGATCGTGAACACCGCCTACGACCAGGTAGGTCTGGACTGGTATAATGTGCAGTTCTACGGCTGCGAGATGTTCGTCATTCGTTGCCGATATGGCATCAAGGTAAATGTGGCCGAGCTGTACAGGGAGGTGATCACAGAGCCAAAGACCACGCCCTATGCCATGTGCAACCCCATCGTCATGTTTGGACATCAGCAGCACGAAAATGGGATCGTGGAGCTAGACTATCAGAACTATGACTGA
- the LOC140231448 gene encoding uncharacterized protein translates to MSFTEDMPVLSLFSDEDSLWGQLHEDGGLDTDFYSSPPKGGKLETGLDPFADQLSPGAESGDDPLPDWMSEKVPLSAWLGDEEDIPMADLMTIPEAPILKSVPAEAEALLKELLVEANTPPAEPSLVEEDAISLPPVSPAQSPTFDTVSASSSPLSSQPPSPMATVPEGPAGGDLEAQALALLDSMGCMDFSSILDGQVITVALPLQPDQTEQEQEIPDPPISPQSVASPSSVQSEDSSYPPSPTPKTPIRRTRTKQKLKNASPIDRKSRKRDQNKQAATRYRMKKREETDTLMTELSQLEDTNRKLKDKTEGLEREIKYLKDLLIEVRLLKGQIKAVEKS, encoded by the exons ATGAGTTTCACAGAGGACATGCCAGTTCTGTCGCTGTTCAGCGACGAAGACTCTCTGTGGGGGCAGCTACATGAGGATGGAGGACTTGATACAGACTTCTACTCCTCACCCCCGAAGGGGGGAAAGCTGGAAACAGGCTTGGACCCTTTTGCTGATCAGCTGTCACCAGGAGCAGAATCAG GCGATGACCCTCTGCCTGACTGGATGTCAGAGAAGGTCCCGCTGAGTGCATGGCTGGGCGATGAAGAAGACATCCCCATGGCTGACCTCATGACCATCCCTGAAGCTCCGATCCTCAAGTCTGTCCCAGCCGAGGCCGAGGCTCTCCTCAAGGAGCTCCTTGTTGAGGCCAACACCCCTCCAGCAGAGCCTTCTCTGGTCGAGGAAGACGCCATCTCTCTGCCACCAGTATCTCCAGCCCAGTCACCGACCTTTGACACCGTGTCTGCATCTAGCTCCCCGCTGTCATCACAACCTCCGTCCCCCATGGCTACAGTTCCCGAAGGTCCAGCAGGTGGGGACCTGGAAGCCCAGGCCCTCGCACTGCTGGACTCCATGGGCTGCATGGATTTCTCGTCCATTTTAGATGGGCAGGTCATCACCGTCGCGCTACCCCTACAACCGGACCAAACTGAGCAGGAGCAAGAGATTCCAGACCCTCCCATTTCTCCTCAGTCCGTTGCGTCTCCATCATCTGTTCAGTCAGAAGACAGTTCGTATCCACCTTCACCAACACCCAAAACACCAATCAGGAGAACAAGGACAAAGCAGAAGCTGAAAAATGCATCACCAATTGACCGAAAATCAAGGAAGCGCGACCAAAACAAGCAGGCCGCTACAAGGTACCGCATGAAGAAGCGGGAGGAGACCGACACCTTGATGACCGAGCTTTCTCAGTTGGAGGACACAAACAGGAAGCTCAAAGATAAGACTGAAGGTTTGGAGAGGGAGATCAAGTATCTGAAAGATTTGTTGATCGAGGTGCGTCTGCTGAAAGGACAGATAAAGGCTGTTGAGAAATCGTGA